A genomic region of Gadus macrocephalus chromosome 5, ASM3116895v1 contains the following coding sequences:
- the rsad2 gene encoding S-adenosylmethionine-dependent nucleotide dehydratase RSAD2, whose amino-acid sequence MVPVMFFRFWIAIKSMISSLISNFHLRSNERSIVRGGRASPVSGIPDTKKEERPATTPTSVNYHFTRKCNYKCGFCFHTAKTSFVLPLEVAMKGLTLLKEAGMEKINFSGGEPFLHEKGDFLGRLVQFCKVDLQLPSVSVVSNGSMIKENWFRKYGEHLDILAVSCDSFNEDTNKLIGRTQGRKSHLDNLYRVRDWCRQYKVAFKINSVINTFNIDEDMAEQITQLNPVRWKVFQCLLIFGENAGEDALREAERFVISPEEFQDFLDRHSSVTCLVPESNQKMRDSYLILDEYMRFLDCTGGRKDPSKSILDVGVGEAICFSGFDEKMFLKRGGKYVWSKADMGLEW is encoded by the exons ATGGTGCCGGTGATGTTTTTTCGATTTTGGATCGCAATCAAATCCATGATCTCGAGTCTGATCTCAAACTTCCATTTGAGATCAAATGAAAGGAGCATCGTTCGAGGAGGAAGAGCCTCGCCCGTGAGCGGGATCCCGGACACAAAGAAGGAAGAGCGACCTGCTACTACCCCCACCAGCGTCAATTACCACTTTACGCGCAAGTGCAATTATAAATGCGGATTCTGTTTCCACACAGCGAAGACGTCTTTCGTCCTGCCTTTGGAGGTGGCAATGAAAGGACTCACACTTCTGAAGGAAGCAG GTATGGAGAAGATCAACTTCTCTGGCGGAGAGCCGTTCCTGCATGAGAAGGGAGACTTCCTGGGACGGTTGGTCCAGTTCTGCAAAGTGGACCTCCAGCTGCCGAGCGTCAGTGTGGTCAGCAACGGAAGCATGATCAAAGAAAACTGGTTCCGGAAGTATG GCGAGCATCTGGACATCTTGGCCGTTTCCTGTGACAGTTTCAACGAGGACACCAATAAGCTGATTGGAAGAACTCAGGGCAGAAAGAGCCACCTGGACAACCTGTACAGAGTCAGGGACTGGTGCCGTCAGTACAAAGTGGCGTTCAAGATCAACTCTGTCATCAACACGTTTAACATCGACGAGGACATGGCCGAGCAAATCACCCAGCTGAACCCTGTGCGATGGaag GTCTTCCAGTGCCTCCTAATCTTCGGGGAGAACGCGGGGGAGGACGCCTTGCGGGAGGCAGAGAGGTTTGTGATCAGCCCCGAGGAGTTCCAGGACTTCCTGGATCGACACAGCAGCGTCACCTGCCTCGTACCCGAGTCCAATCAGAAG ATGCGTGATTCATACCTCATCCTGGATGAATAT ATGCGGTTCCTGGACTGCACGGGGGGCAGGAAGGACCCGTCCAAGTCCATCCTGGACGTGGGCGTCGGAGAGGCCATCTGCTTTAGCGGCTTCGATGAGAAGATGTTTTTAAAAAGAGGAGGGAAATATGTGTGGAGCAAAGCAGACATGGGCCTGGAGTGGTGA